A genomic stretch from Spongiibacter nanhainus includes:
- a CDS encoding rod shape-determining protein, which produces MLKRIRGMFSNDLSIDLGTANTLIYVRGQGIVLDEPSVVAIRVHNGQKTIEAVGIEAKRMLGRTPGNITAIRPLKDGVIADFQVTEKMLQHFIKLVHQNSFIRPSPRVLVSVPCKSTQVERRAIRESVLSAGAREVRLIEEPMAAAIGAGLRVEEAAGSMVVDIGGGTTEIAIISLNGVVYSDSVRVGGDRFDEAIVTHVRRTYGSLIGDATAERIKQEIGCAYPGSELREIDVRGRNLAEGIPRRFTLNSDEILEALQEPLQVIIQGVKRALEQSPPELAADIAETGIVLTGGGALLRGIEQLLADESALPVIIAEDPLSCVARGGGKALEMIDRHHLDILSAE; this is translated from the coding sequence ATGTTGAAGCGTATTCGTGGCATGTTCTCAAACGATCTTTCTATCGATTTGGGAACGGCAAACACCCTTATTTACGTTCGCGGTCAAGGCATTGTGTTGGACGAGCCATCGGTGGTGGCCATCCGCGTGCACAATGGTCAAAAAACCATCGAAGCCGTCGGCATTGAAGCAAAACGGATGTTGGGACGGACCCCCGGCAACATCACTGCCATTCGCCCCCTGAAAGACGGTGTCATTGCCGACTTTCAAGTCACCGAAAAAATGCTTCAGCACTTTATCAAGCTGGTTCATCAGAACAGCTTTATTCGCCCCAGTCCCCGAGTTTTGGTTTCTGTACCTTGTAAGAGTACACAGGTGGAGCGCCGGGCGATCAGAGAGTCCGTGCTCAGCGCTGGCGCCCGAGAGGTGCGGCTGATTGAGGAGCCTATGGCTGCCGCCATTGGGGCTGGACTGCGGGTCGAGGAAGCCGCCGGCTCAATGGTGGTGGATATCGGTGGTGGCACCACAGAGATTGCCATTATCTCCCTCAATGGCGTGGTGTACTCCGACTCTGTACGGGTTGGCGGTGACCGCTTTGACGAGGCCATTGTCACCCACGTGCGCCGCACCTATGGCAGCCTGATCGGCGACGCCACCGCGGAGCGCATCAAGCAGGAAATCGGCTGCGCCTATCCCGGCAGCGAGCTGCGTGAGATCGACGTTCGCGGCCGCAACCTGGCGGAGGGTATCCCCCGTCGCTTTACCCTGAACAGCGATGAAATCCTGGAGGCCCTTCAGGAGCCTCTGCAGGTGATTATTCAGGGCGTAAAACGGGCGCTGGAGCAGTCGCCCCCGGAATTGGCGGCAGATATTGCCGAAACCGGTATAGTTTTAACCGGTGGTGGTGCCTTGCTGCGGGGCATCGAGCAGCTGTTGGCCGACGAGAGTGCACTGCCGGTGATTATCGCCGAAGATCCGCTGTCCTGTGTGGCGCGCGGTGGTGGCAAGGCCCTGGAAATGATTGATCGCCACCATTTGGATATCCTGTCAGCAGAGTAA
- the gatB gene encoding Asp-tRNA(Asn)/Glu-tRNA(Gln) amidotransferase subunit GatB: MQWETVIGLEVHVQLTTKSKIFSGASTAFGAAPNSQACAVDLALPGTLPVLNEEAVKDAIQFGLAVDAEIERASIFERKNYFYPDLPKGYQTSQMAAPIVGPGVVEIQLEDGSSRSIRLHHAHLEEDAGKSLHEDFSGMSGIDLNRAGTPLIEIVSEPDMRSAEEAVAYLRKIHAIVTYLGISDGDMSQGSMRCDANVSVRLKGEEEYGTRAEIKNINSFRFVERAIKVEAQRQIDLLEDGGMVVQETRLYDSDKNETRSMRSKEEANDYRYFPCPDLLPVSIDQALIDQLRDNLPELPDAKRHRFESQYELSAYDAGLLTSERQVADYFETVADTAGDAKLAANWINGELSAALNKDGLGISHSPVSAQQLGGLIQRIRDNTISGKIAKQVFEALWNREGDSADDIIDKKGLKQVSDSGALEAMIDEVIANSPDQVEQYRAADEGKQKKLIGYFVGQVMKASKGQANPGMVNQLLNKKLQG; this comes from the coding sequence ATGCAATGGGAAACCGTAATCGGGCTGGAAGTCCACGTTCAGCTCACCACCAAGTCGAAAATCTTTTCCGGTGCCAGCACCGCCTTTGGCGCCGCTCCTAACTCCCAGGCCTGTGCCGTCGACTTGGCCCTGCCCGGCACCCTGCCGGTGCTTAACGAAGAAGCGGTCAAAGACGCCATTCAATTTGGCTTGGCGGTGGACGCTGAGATTGAGCGGGCGTCGATTTTCGAACGCAAAAACTACTTTTACCCCGACCTGCCCAAGGGTTACCAAACCAGCCAGATGGCGGCCCCCATCGTCGGCCCCGGCGTGGTGGAAATTCAGTTGGAAGACGGCAGCAGCCGCTCCATTCGTCTTCACCACGCCCACCTGGAAGAAGACGCCGGAAAATCCCTGCACGAGGATTTTTCGGGGATGTCCGGCATCGACCTCAACCGCGCCGGCACTCCTCTGATAGAGATTGTCTCCGAGCCGGATATGCGCAGCGCCGAGGAAGCGGTGGCCTACCTGCGGAAAATCCACGCCATTGTGACCTACCTGGGGATTTCCGACGGCGATATGTCCCAAGGTTCCATGCGCTGCGACGCCAACGTGTCGGTGCGCCTCAAGGGCGAAGAGGAGTACGGCACCCGCGCAGAGATCAAAAACATCAACTCCTTCCGCTTTGTGGAGCGCGCTATCAAGGTCGAGGCCCAACGCCAGATCGACCTGCTGGAAGACGGCGGCATGGTAGTACAGGAAACCCGCCTCTACGACAGCGACAAGAATGAAACCCGCTCCATGCGCAGCAAAGAGGAAGCCAACGACTACCGTTACTTCCCCTGCCCAGACCTGTTGCCGGTGAGCATTGATCAGGCACTGATCGACCAGCTGCGGGACAACCTGCCCGAATTGCCCGATGCCAAACGCCATCGCTTTGAAAGCCAATACGAGCTGTCTGCCTACGATGCCGGGCTGCTTACCAGCGAGCGCCAGGTGGCAGATTATTTTGAAACCGTCGCCGACACCGCCGGCGACGCCAAGCTGGCCGCCAACTGGATCAACGGCGAACTGTCGGCGGCACTCAACAAAGATGGCCTGGGCATTTCCCACAGCCCGGTTTCCGCCCAGCAACTGGGCGGCTTGATTCAGCGCATCCGCGACAACACGATTTCCGGCAAGATCGCCAAACAGGTGTTTGAGGCCCTGTGGAATCGCGAGGGTGACAGCGCCGATGACATTATCGACAAGAAAGGCCTGAAGCAGGTGTCTGACAGCGGCGCCCTGGAGGCGATGATCGACGAGGTGATTGCCAATAGCCCCGACCAGGTCGAGCAGTACCGGGCCGCTGATGAAGGCAAGCAAAAGAAACTGATCGGCTATTTTGTCGGCCAGGTGATGAAGGCCTCCAAGGGCCAGGCCAACCCCGGCATGGTCAATCAATTACTGAACAAAAAACTTCAGGGCTAA
- the mreD gene encoding rod shape-determining protein MreD, with protein sequence MDTSQQHHGLWLIGITILLALLLSLVPMEGVSAWARPDWLLLVMFFWLLALPGQIGVVTCWFCGLLQDILYGAVLGQNAFAMAVIAYIVLVSYQRLRMFSLHKQAALVALLALFRILVDQWAQNINGVTQTHWLVFLPALTTCLLWFVIRPAIGWLQRMVVVF encoded by the coding sequence ATGGACACCTCTCAGCAGCATCACGGCCTGTGGCTGATTGGCATAACCATTTTGCTGGCCTTGTTGCTTTCGCTGGTGCCGATGGAGGGCGTATCGGCCTGGGCGAGACCTGACTGGCTGCTGTTGGTGATGTTCTTCTGGCTACTGGCGCTGCCCGGTCAGATCGGGGTGGTGACGTGCTGGTTCTGCGGTTTGTTGCAAGACATTCTCTACGGCGCGGTGCTGGGGCAAAATGCCTTTGCGATGGCTGTCATCGCCTACATTGTGTTGGTGTCCTATCAGCGTTTGCGTATGTTTAGCTTGCACAAGCAGGCGGCCTTGGTTGCGCTGTTGGCGCTGTTTCGTATTTTGGTGGACCAGTGGGCGCAGAACATTAACGGCGTGACGCAGACCCATTGGCTGGTATTTTTGCCGGCGCTGACAACCTGTTTACTGTGGTTTGTTATCAGGCCGGCGATCGGCTGGCTGCAGCGCATGGTGGTGGTGTTTTGA
- the rng gene encoding ribonuclease G, translating into MSEEILINVTPVETRVAVVENGVLQEVYIERTRAKGIVGNIYQGKVVRVLPGMQAAFVDIGLERTSFIHASDIAVLDRDDGEHADIRSKIREGQQLTVQVTKDPIGTKGARLSTRLSVSSRYLVYMPNAAHIGVSHRIDDEEERQRLRELLEQSVRAQLDLAEDDPITDGFILRTAAEGAGSEELMADVQFLQRLWMAVERRMNRDSAPAVIYEDLPLFMRTMRDLVRPGLEKIRIDSRESFQRVDQFTEDYLPEIRDCLEYYPGERPIFDLYSVEDEIQRALGRKVELKSGGYLIIDQTEAMTTIDVNTGAFVGHRNLEETIFKTNLEAAAALARQLRLRNLGGIIIIDFIDMRDAEHRRQVLRALERAMEKDYAKTSITGVSELGLVEMTRKRTRESLEHVLCETCQYCSGRGSLKSPETVCYEIFREILREARAYESKNLMVLASQEVVDRLLDEESASVADLEEFIGASIQFQVEAMYTQEQFDVILL; encoded by the coding sequence ATGAGCGAAGAAATACTGATCAACGTCACCCCTGTCGAGACCCGTGTGGCGGTGGTGGAAAATGGCGTGTTGCAGGAAGTCTATATCGAGCGCACCCGGGCCAAGGGGATTGTTGGCAACATCTACCAGGGCAAGGTGGTGCGGGTGTTGCCGGGGATGCAGGCGGCCTTCGTCGACATCGGCCTGGAGCGCACCAGCTTTATTCACGCTTCGGATATTGCGGTGCTGGATCGTGATGACGGTGAGCACGCCGATATTCGCAGCAAAATACGCGAAGGGCAGCAGCTGACCGTTCAGGTGACTAAAGACCCGATTGGCACCAAGGGGGCACGGCTAAGCACTCGCCTTTCCGTGTCTTCCCGCTATCTGGTGTATATGCCCAATGCGGCCCACATTGGCGTGTCCCACCGCATTGACGACGAGGAAGAGCGACAGCGACTGCGGGAGTTGTTGGAGCAGTCGGTCCGCGCCCAGCTGGATTTGGCAGAGGACGACCCCATTACCGATGGCTTTATATTGCGCACTGCTGCTGAGGGCGCCGGCTCAGAGGAGTTGATGGCCGACGTGCAATTTTTGCAGCGTCTGTGGATGGCCGTGGAGCGGCGCATGAATCGGGACAGTGCCCCGGCGGTGATCTACGAGGATCTGCCGCTGTTCATGCGTACCATGCGGGATTTGGTCCGGCCCGGTCTCGAAAAAATCCGCATCGATTCCCGGGAGAGCTTTCAGCGGGTCGATCAGTTTACCGAAGACTATCTGCCAGAAATTCGCGATTGCCTGGAATATTACCCCGGCGAACGCCCCATTTTTGATCTCTACAGTGTTGAAGATGAAATTCAGCGCGCTCTGGGCCGCAAGGTAGAGCTCAAATCCGGCGGTTATCTGATCATCGATCAGACTGAGGCGATGACCACCATCGACGTCAATACCGGCGCCTTTGTCGGCCACAGAAACTTGGAAGAGACCATTTTCAAGACCAATTTGGAGGCCGCCGCGGCTCTGGCGCGGCAGCTGCGATTGCGCAACCTCGGCGGCATTATCATCATCGACTTTATCGATATGCGCGACGCCGAACACCGACGCCAAGTGCTGCGGGCGCTGGAGCGGGCGATGGAAAAGGACTACGCCAAAACCAGCATTACCGGCGTGTCGGAGCTGGGATTGGTGGAAATGACCCGCAAGCGCACCCGGGAAAGCCTGGAACATGTGCTCTGTGAAACCTGTCAATATTGTAGCGGCCGGGGTTCATTAAAATCACCGGAAACCGTGTGTTACGAAATCTTTCGGGAAATTCTGCGGGAAGCCCGGGCCTACGAGAGCAAGAACCTCATGGTGCTGGCCTCTCAAGAGGTGGTGGACCGCTTGCTGGACGAGGAGTCGGCCAGCGTTGCCGACCTGGAAGAGTTTATCGGCGCCAGTATTCAGTTTCAGGTGGAGGCCATGTACACCCAGGAGCAGTTTGATGTCATTCTTTTATAG
- the mreC gene encoding rod shape-determining protein MreC, producing MKPVFSKQPSVGGRLLVLGGLSLVLVLVGSRLDFMAPLRSQLSVVSAPFYWLLDVPHRIGDQFSGMLTSRRELVAENERLRAEALILNAKLQKYIELRAENVRLRGLMNSAERLSDTVVVAEVVGVASDPSRHKLTVDKGTDQGAYVGQPVIDANGLLGQLVEVGKIHSRVLLITDSAHALPVRVSRNGLRAVAEGTGLIDELSLAHVAATTDIRVGDLLVSSGLGGRFPSGYPVGEVTEVTIDPGKPFAEVRARPMAKLDRSRNVLLVFGNVASQEAPSPIAGGDDAQSSDESSGAAP from the coding sequence ATTAAACCGGTATTCTCCAAACAGCCCTCGGTCGGCGGCAGATTGCTGGTGTTGGGCGGCCTGTCGCTGGTGTTGGTGCTGGTGGGGAGTCGGCTGGACTTTATGGCGCCGCTGCGCAGCCAACTTTCTGTGGTCTCCGCTCCTTTTTACTGGCTTCTCGATGTTCCCCACCGTATTGGCGACCAATTCAGCGGCATGTTGACCAGCCGCCGGGAGCTGGTTGCCGAAAACGAGCGCCTGCGGGCCGAGGCGCTGATCCTTAACGCCAAACTTCAGAAATATATCGAGCTTCGCGCCGAAAACGTGCGGCTGCGCGGGCTGATGAATTCTGCAGAGCGCCTCAGTGACACGGTGGTGGTGGCCGAGGTGGTGGGGGTGGCTTCCGACCCAAGCCGGCACAAATTGACCGTCGACAAGGGCACCGACCAGGGCGCCTATGTGGGTCAACCGGTAATCGATGCCAATGGCCTGTTGGGGCAGTTGGTAGAGGTTGGCAAGATACACAGCCGGGTGCTGCTGATCACCGACAGTGCCCATGCGCTGCCGGTCCGGGTCAGCCGCAACGGGCTCAGAGCGGTGGCCGAGGGCACCGGTTTGATTGACGAGCTGTCGCTGGCCCATGTTGCCGCTACTACGGATATTCGGGTGGGTGACCTGCTGGTCAGCTCCGGGCTGGGTGGTCGCTTTCCTTCGGGCTATCCGGTGGGTGAGGTCACCGAGGTCACCATCGACCCGGGCAAGCCCTTTGCTGAAGTCCGGGCCCGGCCAATGGCCAAGCTGGATCGCAGTCGCAACGTGTTGTTGGTATTTGGCAATGTTGCCTCTCAAGAAGCGCCCAGTCCCATCGCCGGCGGCGATGATGCCCAATCAAGCGACGAGTCGTCTGGGGCGGCGCCGTGA
- the gatA gene encoding Asp-tRNA(Asn)/Glu-tRNA(Gln) amidotransferase subunit GatA, producing MPNFTVAEILRGLDSGEFSSEDITRRYLDAIDRRDAQINSFITVTPEQAIAQAQAADAARAKGEAGALCGLPLAHKDIFCSDGIRTSCASKMLDNFIAPYNATVVNKMAAAGAVTLGKTNLDEFAMGSSNETSYYGPVRNPWNPDCVPGGSSGGSAAAVAAGLAPAATGTDTGGSIRQPAALCGLTGLKPTYGRVSRYGMIAFASSLDQGGPMARTAEDCAILLQAMAGFDPADSTSMDLAVPDYRSQLDRDLNGIKIGLPKEYFGEGLDSAIGDAVHAALEEYRKLGAELVEISLPHTELAVPCYYVIAPAEASSNLSRFDGVRYGYRCDNPKDLDDLYTRTREEGFGEEVKRRILVGTYALSAGFYDAYYRKAQQIRRLIKQDFVDAFKQVDFIAGPTTPNPAFGLGEKVSDPVTMYLEDIYTIAVNLAGLPALSMPAGFTGGKPIGLQLIGQDFDEAGLLGAAHRYQQVSDWHTRHAVADED from the coding sequence ATGCCCAACTTTACCGTCGCCGAGATTTTGCGCGGCCTGGACAGCGGCGAGTTCTCCAGTGAGGACATCACCCGCCGCTATCTTGATGCCATCGACCGCCGCGATGCTCAAATCAACAGTTTTATTACCGTCACCCCCGAGCAGGCTATAGCCCAGGCCCAGGCCGCCGATGCCGCCCGCGCCAAAGGTGAAGCTGGCGCCCTGTGCGGCCTACCCCTGGCCCACAAAGATATCTTCTGTTCCGACGGCATCCGAACCAGTTGCGCGTCCAAGATGCTGGACAACTTTATCGCCCCCTACAACGCCACAGTAGTCAACAAAATGGCTGCAGCGGGCGCAGTAACGCTGGGCAAAACCAACCTAGACGAATTTGCCATGGGCTCCTCCAACGAGACCAGTTACTACGGCCCGGTACGCAACCCCTGGAACCCCGACTGCGTCCCTGGCGGCTCCTCCGGCGGTTCCGCTGCAGCCGTGGCCGCCGGCCTGGCCCCCGCGGCGACCGGCACCGACACTGGCGGCTCGATTCGCCAACCCGCCGCTCTGTGCGGTTTGACCGGCCTCAAGCCCACCTACGGCCGAGTATCCCGCTACGGCATGATCGCCTTTGCCTCCAGCCTCGACCAGGGCGGCCCCATGGCCCGCACCGCCGAGGATTGCGCCATTTTACTGCAAGCCATGGCGGGCTTTGACCCCGCCGACAGCACCAGCATGGACCTGGCGGTGCCCGACTATCGCAGCCAACTGGACCGCGACCTAAACGGCATAAAAATAGGCCTACCCAAAGAGTATTTTGGCGAGGGACTGGACAGCGCTATCGGCGACGCCGTCCACGCCGCACTGGAGGAATACCGCAAGCTGGGCGCCGAGCTGGTGGAGATCAGCCTGCCCCACACCGAGCTGGCGGTGCCCTGCTACTACGTGATCGCCCCGGCGGAAGCATCCAGCAATCTGTCCCGCTTTGACGGGGTGCGCTATGGCTACCGCTGCGACAATCCCAAAGACCTGGACGATCTTTACACCCGAACTCGGGAAGAGGGCTTCGGCGAAGAGGTCAAGCGTCGCATTTTGGTGGGCACCTATGCGCTGTCCGCCGGCTTCTACGACGCTTACTATCGCAAAGCCCAGCAGATTCGACGGCTGATCAAGCAGGATTTTGTCGACGCATTTAAACAGGTGGATTTTATTGCCGGCCCCACCACCCCCAACCCGGCCTTTGGCCTGGGGGAAAAAGTCAGCGACCCGGTGACTATGTACCTGGAAGATATCTACACCATCGCCGTCAACCTGGCGGGCTTGCCCGCCCTGTCCATGCCCGCTGGCTTTACCGGCGGCAAACCCATTGGCCTACAGCTGATCGGTCAAGACTTTGACGAGGCCGGCCTGCTGGGCGCCGCCCACCGCTATCAACAGGTCAGCGACTGGCATACCCGCCACGCGGTGGCAGACGAGGACTAG
- a CDS encoding Maf family protein, whose protein sequence is MSGFLTLNCPLILGSRSPRRAELLSQVGLSYSVRAADIDETPRDQEFPADYVMRMAREKAAALTAPESSAVLTADTSVVIDNAILGKPADDADAAAMLRRLSGRCHQVMSAVALRYRGVESHSCVVTEVQFASLEENEIAAYVAAGEGRDKAGSYAIQGQAAAFVEAIRGSYSGVVGLPLHETITLLRNAGVLACLPPCNPPCDKMSL, encoded by the coding sequence TTGAGCGGGTTCCTTACCCTGAATTGCCCATTGATTCTTGGGTCGCGCTCGCCGCGACGGGCGGAGCTACTGTCTCAAGTGGGTCTGAGCTACAGCGTTCGCGCCGCCGATATTGATGAAACCCCTCGGGATCAGGAGTTCCCCGCTGACTACGTGATGCGTATGGCGCGAGAAAAAGCTGCGGCACTGACCGCCCCTGAGTCCTCGGCGGTGCTGACGGCGGATACCTCGGTGGTTATCGACAATGCGATACTTGGCAAACCCGCTGATGATGCCGATGCCGCCGCGATGCTCAGGCGCCTGAGTGGTCGATGCCATCAGGTGATGTCGGCTGTCGCGCTGCGCTATCGAGGCGTAGAGAGTCATAGCTGCGTGGTGACTGAAGTGCAGTTTGCCTCGCTGGAAGAGAATGAGATTGCCGCTTATGTTGCCGCCGGCGAAGGGCGCGATAAGGCCGGCAGTTATGCCATTCAAGGCCAGGCGGCGGCCTTTGTCGAGGCCATTCGCGGCAGCTACTCCGGTGTGGTGGGCCTGCCTTTGCACGAGACCATTACCCTGTTGCGTAATGCCGGCGTCCTGGCTTGCCTTCCTCCTTGCAACCCGCCTTGCGATAAGATGTCACTATGA
- the gatC gene encoding Asp-tRNA(Asn)/Glu-tRNA(Gln) amidotransferase subunit GatC, with protein MSLEQNDIAKLARLARIHIDDSSVEELRQRIGDILNMVDTMQAVDTSDIPPMANPHDAMQRLRPDAVTETDQRERFQAIAPQTEDGLYLVPKVID; from the coding sequence ATGAGCCTAGAACAAAACGATATTGCCAAACTGGCGCGTCTGGCCCGTATCCATATTGACGACAGCAGCGTCGAGGAGCTGCGCCAGCGCATTGGCGACATCCTCAATATGGTGGACACCATGCAGGCCGTGGACACCTCGGACATCCCGCCGATGGCCAACCCCCACGATGCGATGCAGCGCCTGCGTCCCGACGCGGTTACTGAAACCGACCAGCGCGAGCGCTTCCAAGCCATCGCCCCCCAAACCGAAGACGGCCTTTACCTGGTTCCCAAGGTCATCGATTAA